The sequence below is a genomic window from Aureispira sp. CCB-E.
AGCAGAAGATTGAAGCAGAAGGATTGAACTGGGAAGTAGACTCGGCAGGAACAAGTGGGTATCATAATGGAGAATTGCCCGATGCTCGTTCTATTGCAATTGCAGCAGAACATGGTTTGGATATTTCCGATCAAAGATCAAGGAAGTTGACAGTTCAAGACTTGGAGAATTTTGATATAATTTATGTCATGGATAGTAGTAATTACAACGATGTGATGAACCTATGTCAAACAACCATTCAAAAATCAAAAGTAAGTTTGATTATGAATATGGTGTTACCAGAGAGAAACGTAGCCGTTCCTGATCCATATTGGGAGGACAGTGGCTTCAAAAAGGTTTACCTAATGTTGGAAGAAGCCTGTTCTGAAGTTGTCAAACGTTACCAAAAAGAAGCCTAAATATAAAAATGCCAATTGGGAAGATTAAACTTAATAAGTGCTGTCTTCCCAATTGGCAACATAAAATATAGCTGAGGCGATGTTACATCCCACCACTAGTATTAATTGTTTCTCCTGTAATATAACTAGACATATCAGAAGCGAGGAAGATCGCTACATTGGCAATTTCCTCTGTTGTTCCAAGACGTTTGAGAGATGTTGTTTGAATCATATGATCCTTTACTTTCTCATCTAGCTCATCTGTCATATCAGTTGCGATAAACCCAGGAGCAATGGCATTGCATCGTATATTTCTAGAGCCTACTTCTTGGGCAATCGATTTAGTAAAACCTATCATACCAGCCTTTGAAGCAGCATAGTTAGCTTGTCCAGCATTCCCCTTTAGTCCTACAATAGAAGATATGTTAATGATAGAGCCACCACGAGCTTTTAGCATAGGACGCATGATACACTTCGTGAAATTATAAATAGACTTTAGATTGTTGTTCATAACGTCATCCCAGTTATCCTCTGTCATACGCATTAATAAATTGTCACGAGTGACACCAGCGTTATTGACTAGGATATCAATAGTCCCAAATTCTTTTATCACATCAGCAATCAATCCTTGTGTTTGCTCAAAAGAACTAGCATCTGAAGCAAAAGCTTTGATAGTCGTACCATATGTGGAAGCTTCTTCAACTAATTGATTGGCTTGTTCAGAAGAGGAACGGTACGTAAAAGCTACGTGTGCGCCTTGTTCTGCAAATTTTTTGACCATTGTTGCGCCAATTCCTCTTGAGCCACCAGTGATGAGGGCTATTTTGTTTTCCAAAAGTTTCATAAACTTGAAAAAGATTGATTTTAAAAAAAATGTAGGACAGAAATAGATGCCTACAAAGGTGTTAATATGTATTGGTATGGATGCATCAAAATTGTACGATGCATAGGTTTTCTATATGTATGATTCTAATTTAGGCTGAAACCCTCATACGCATATAAAAAAAATCTCAACTTTACCTTGTAGATTGTTTTACAAGCGCAATATTAGTTAAAAAAGCTGAACTCTCTTAACAAATGCTTAAAAGGTTTGAATCAATTTGCTCATATTTCTAAGGTCTTGCTAATCATATAAAAGCTCAAAATGGGGGGAGAATGTCTTCTAATTTGCCAAATATTTAGACGAACGATTGCTTAGAGAACCACTAGTTTTGTTATCTTTACACAAAATCAGAAGTTATGAAATTTAAAATGCCAATATCTATTTCGGATATAGCAGAATTGATAGATGCTAAAGTTATCGGAGATCCTAAGATCAAAGTTACTTTTTTGAGTGAAATTCATAAGGTAGAGAAAGGAAGCTTGATGTTTGTAGATAATGAGAAGTATTATAATCAAGCAATTTACTCTGCTGCAACAGCTATTATTATAGACAAAGAATTAGAGTGCCCAGAAGGCAAAGCCTTGTTGATTGTTGAAAAGCCATTTGAAGCTTATAATCAACTCGCCCTACACTTTAGTCCTTTTGTGCCTGTTTCCCAATTTATTAGCCCAACGGCTATTATAGGAGAAAATACTATTTTGGAGCCTGGTGTTGTTGTCGGAAACCATGTGACGATTGGAGACAATTGCTTAATTCGAGCCAACACAGTACTTTTAGACAATACTAAGATCGGTAATAATGTAATTGTACATGCCAACGCATCTATTGGAAACGATGCCTTCTACATGAATAGACAAAAGGACAAATCTTATAATCGCTGGCATTCCATTGGTCGAGTTATTATCGAAGATAATGTTGAAATTGGTGCAGGGTGTACGATTGACAAAGGTGTTTCTGGAGATACAGTGATTGGAGAAGGAACAAAAATTGACAATTTAGTACATGTAGGACATGGTGTCCGTATTGGTAAGCATTGCTTGCTAGCTGCCCAAGTTGGAATTGCAGGCAAAACTATTATCCAAGATCATGTTACTATTTATGGTCAAGTGGGTATTTCTAAGTCCTTAGTAGTTGGTGAAGGAGCAACGATCCTAGCCAAAACAGGAGTGTCAAAATCTATTCCAGGTGGAAGCAACAAAGAGTATATTGGTATTCCCGCAGGAGAGTCTCGCACCAAATTTAGAGAAATAATTGCTTTGCGTCAGTTGCCTGAAATAGCTAAGAAGGTGAATGAAATATACGAAGCGTTATTTAAAAATAAGAAAAAGGAGTAAGAGTAAATTACGCAGTAGCAGCGTTATCAGAACGAGAAGAAAATAAACAAAACAGATAAAAGGCTCACTTAAAAATCATTAGATAATTACTTTACAGAGCTGATAGGGTTCTTATTTAATGGAAATAGACTCGAAGTGTTATTCAATAGGGACAAACTTTCTTATATTGGAATTGTCTGACAAATGTTATTCTCTATATGGAGAATAATTTATAACTTTATAAGGTATAGGGAGGTTCTTTGCCCTCAATTTTTGGTATATGGTAATACGAACTATATAAAAACTGGCAAAGATTTTGAATTATCCTATTTATTCTTGAATCCTTCGATTAATTAATTACTAAAAAAATCAATTTAAATGAAACGTATTGCGCACCTTTTTAGTATAGTGGCTGTTGGCTGTTTAATGTTTATGTCTACGTCTATTTCGGCTCAAACCTCTATCAATGGCAAAAATTGTATCGGTACTTGGAAAACAATAGATGATGAAACAGGGAGAACGAAATCTCATGTAGAAATCTATAAAAAAGGAAGTAAATATTACGCCAAAATAGTTAAATTATTGGATGAGCAAACTCTCAAGGATAGTGGGGAAAAAAGCTTTGAAGATATCAAATGTACCAAATGTCCTGCTGATCGTGGTCAAGGAAAACCTTTGTATGGTTTGGAAATTATTTGGGACATGGAAGAAGCATCCGATAAGTGGAAAGGAGGAAGCATCATGGATCCTAAAAAAGGAAAAGTATATACCTGTACGATGTGGATGGATGATTCAGATAGTTCTGGAGACAAATTATCTGTACGTGGTTGGGTTGGCTTTTTCTACCGCACGCAAACTTGGCATCGTGTAAAATAAATTCAATCAGATTGAAAGAATAAGGATGGAGTTCTACTTTTGTAGGACTCCATTTTTAGTTTAAATAAGAGACCTATTGTTATTTACTTTTATTGCTAACCTAGCCAACTTGAAAGAGACCAACTAAGAGTACGTTAAGAACCATTTTGACAAATAAAAAAAGCTGCTTGTAGAACGAAACAACAAGCAGCTTTTAAAAAATAAGTATCTTTTATTTTTTCTAAACGATTATAAATCCAAGAACAACGTAATTGGATCTTCTAACAGTTGTTTTACTTTTACTAAGAACGTAACAGAAGTACTGCCATCAATAATTCTATGATCGTAAGACAAGGCTAAATACATCATAGGGCGAATTTTTACCTCCCCATCAATAGCCATTGGACGTTGTTGGATAGTATGCATACCCAAAATAGCAGACTGAGGTTCATTGATAATTGGTGTACTCATCATGGAACCAAATACGCCACCATTGGTAATGGTAAAGGTACCACCTTGCATTTCTTGAAGGGTTAAATTACCTTCACGAGCTTTTTTAGCCAATCCTTTGATTGCGCCCTCAATTTCTGCAAAATTCAACGACTCTACATTTTTAACAGGAGGAACG
It includes:
- a CDS encoding low molecular weight protein-tyrosine-phosphatase; amino-acid sequence: MKFLMVCLGNICRSPLAEGILKQKIEAEGLNWEVDSAGTSGYHNGELPDARSIAIAAEHGLDISDQRSRKLTVQDLENFDIIYVMDSSNYNDVMNLCQTTIQKSKVSLIMNMVLPERNVAVPDPYWEDSGFKKVYLMLEEACSEVVKRYQKEA
- the fabG gene encoding 3-oxoacyl-[acyl-carrier-protein] reductase, coding for MKLLENKIALITGGSRGIGATMVKKFAEQGAHVAFTYRSSSEQANQLVEEASTYGTTIKAFASDASSFEQTQGLIADVIKEFGTIDILVNNAGVTRDNLLMRMTEDNWDDVMNNNLKSIYNFTKCIMRPMLKARGGSIINISSIVGLKGNAGQANYAASKAGMIGFTKSIAQEVGSRNIRCNAIAPGFIATDMTDELDEKVKDHMIQTTSLKRLGTTEEIANVAIFLASDMSSYITGETINTSGGM
- a CDS encoding UDP-3-O-(3-hydroxymyristoyl)glucosamine N-acyltransferase — protein: MKFKMPISISDIAELIDAKVIGDPKIKVTFLSEIHKVEKGSLMFVDNEKYYNQAIYSAATAIIIDKELECPEGKALLIVEKPFEAYNQLALHFSPFVPVSQFISPTAIIGENTILEPGVVVGNHVTIGDNCLIRANTVLLDNTKIGNNVIVHANASIGNDAFYMNRQKDKSYNRWHSIGRVIIEDNVEIGAGCTIDKGVSGDTVIGEGTKIDNLVHVGHGVRIGKHCLLAAQVGIAGKTIIQDHVTIYGQVGISKSLVVGEGATILAKTGVSKSIPGGSNKEYIGIPAGESRTKFREIIALRQLPEIAKKVNEIYEALFKNKKKE
- a CDS encoding DUF2147 domain-containing protein, producing the protein MKRIAHLFSIVAVGCLMFMSTSISAQTSINGKNCIGTWKTIDDETGRTKSHVEIYKKGSKYYAKIVKLLDEQTLKDSGEKSFEDIKCTKCPADRGQGKPLYGLEIIWDMEEASDKWKGGSIMDPKKGKVYTCTMWMDDSDSSGDKLSVRGWVGFFYRTQTWHRVK